A genome region from Salvelinus fontinalis isolate EN_2023a unplaced genomic scaffold, ASM2944872v1 scaffold_0286, whole genome shotgun sequence includes the following:
- the LOC129845392 gene encoding acidic leucine-rich nuclear phosphoprotein 32 family member B-like: MDMKKRIHLELRNRTPSEVQELVLDNCRSNEGKMEGITEEFENLELLSLINVGLINVSNIPKLGKLKKLELSDNRISGGLEVLAERLVNLTHLNLSGNKFKDISTLEPLKKLPILKSLDLFNCEVTNLGDYRESIFKLLPQLTYLDGYDIEDCEASDSDGEGDGVEDEDDEEGEEGESEEEEDEEEDDEEVVAEEDDDSGESGEDGEVNGDVDDDDDEDDDDEEDEEDEEDDSPVKGEKRKREPEDEDEED; encoded by the exons ATGGACATGAAAAAGAGAATTCACCTAGAACTGAGAAATAGGACGCCGTCGGAG GTTCAGGAGCTTGTCCTCGATAACTGTCGGTCGAACGAGGGGAAAATGGAGGGCATAACGGAGGAGTTTGAGAACCTGGAACTGTTGAGTCTCATCAACGTCGGCCTCATCAACGTCTCAAACATACCCAAACTGGGGAAATTAAAAAAG tTGGAGCTGAGTGACAACAGGATATCTGGTGGTTTGGAGGTGCTGGCTGAGAGGCTGGTCAACCTCACACACCTCAACCTCTCTGGGAACAAGTTCAAGGACATCAGCACACTGGAACCACTG AAAAAGCTTCCCATACTGAAGTCCCTGGACTTGTTTAACTGTGAGGTCACCAACCTGGGAGACTACAGAGAGAGCATCTTCAAGCTCCTCCCGCAGCTCACGTACCTGGATGGCTACGATATCGAAGACTGCGAAGCCTCCGACTCGGACGGCGAGGGAGACGGGGTCGAGGATGAAGATGACGAAG aaggggaggagggagagtctgaagaggaggaggatgaagaggaggatgacgAAGAGGTCGTTGCAGAGGAAGATGATGACAGTGGGGAGAGTGGAGAG gatgggGAGGTGAACGGAGATGTTGACGACGACGATGACGAAGACGACGATGACGAAGAAGATGAAGAAGACG aagaGGATGACTCTCCagtgaaaggagagaagaggaagagggagcctGAAGATGAGGATGAAGAGGATTGA